The Teredinibacter sp. KSP-S5-2 genomic interval GTGATAGTGATGAAGGAAATGATCCAAATACAACGGATAGCATGGAGTGGTTGGGGGGGCCAAAAGGCGATGGATGGATATATATTGGAAATGGTACGTGGGTAAATCCTGGAAATATGTCGGTAGGAGACTTTGCTTCTGTCGCAGAAGATATCGCCGTCGAATCTGCGCAGATTAGCAGTGATTTGGCAACAGTTGGGTCACAAGAGGGATTCCTAAGTAATGCTGGTAAAGCTCTCCAGGAGTTTATTGAAACAAACAAATCTGCTCTAGGTGATCACTCCAAACAGTTTTATTCAACAGCAATGAAAACCATATCGGCTAACATAGATAAAATTATGGATGGCGGTTATACATATGGGGTTTTGTTTGAAGCTGCTCTAGCTGCTGGAGTTGGTGTTGTTGGGGGAGGAATGTTCGCAGTAGATAAAACGGGTGCATCGACCTATGCTTTTGCCGGTATGGAAGGGGGGTTAAGCATTGGGGGAGCATTGACTGTGGGAGTAATCGAGTACGCTGGTTCAAGAAATAGTTTGAGTGGCTGGGGCGGTTCTATAAATGCATCGGCAGTATCAGGTTTAGTCGGAGCTGAAGGGGAGTTTATGTTTTCTGGTGGAAACAGTGGTGCTTACGTTGGTTGGGCGTTTGGAGGAAAATTCTCCATCTCAGCGGAGTTAACTCATACTTGGCAGTTAACTAATAGGGAGTTTTAATTTTGACTAATAAAAATAATGATGGTGTTTTAACTGAACATATTACAAAGAGTGGTTCTTTGTACTTTCTGCCAAAAGAGAAAGTATTTTTGGTTGTTATCTTGGTTATAGCATCGGTATTAGCTTTGCCGCTTATTTTATTTCGGGCTTATATTGAGTTGCTGGTTTTGGTTTGTGTGTTTTTGATCCCTGTAGTTTCCTTTGGGTTTATACCTGCGCATAACAGAGCTAAAAGCCTTTTGAGTGAAGAGAGTTTTCTTATCAAGGATGGAATGATTTTAAAAAAATCTAATCCCAACTTTAAATTTTCATATAGAAACAAACATTTAACTCCCTTACATCGAAAAAATGGTGTAATGGATTTGATCATCGGCGACGGAATGTTTGATTTTATGAAGTTTTTTGGTTCTGGAGAGAAGCTAAATATTACTATTTGTGGGCTGAGAAATGGAGAAGAGGTTCTTGAATATATGAAATCTACAAAGAATAGAGAATAGACTCTAATTAAACAAGAAGCTCTGGGTTAAACTCCGAAATATACGGGACAGACCCTAATTAAACAAAAAGCCCGGTGTGATGCCGGGCTTTTTGTTTTTGGTTACGGATATTTACTCACCTTTCTTCTTCAGCAAAGTAATAATCAATTTATTGCTTTGCTGCTCGACAAGGTACTGACTGTCGGTGGTAAAGTTAATCTCATGTAACTATCGGTCTTATAAACAAACTGTTGATACCTTATTTTGTTTGCTTGTAGTCGTTGATATTTGCTATAACTACTTGCTTGAGTAGAGCCTTATATGCGTATAATATTTGGACATTCTATATGTGGTTTTCTGAATGTACGCTTGAAGGCTGCTTTTTTTTAATTTTGAAATAGGATGGTCGTGAAGGATGAAAAAGTGTCTATTTTTTTTGTTTACGATGTTTCTATTATCCTGCGTGCATGTTTCTGATAATAGAACCTCCATACTAGTAAATAACTCCAGCCAGCTAACCTACAAAGGCAAAGGCGCCGGTGCAGGCATGATGCTGATGTCAGCAATGGGGCCAATGGGAATCGCGATTGGCGTGGCGATTGATGAAGGGATTGCGAAGGATATTCGCACAGCCGCAGACAATGGGCAGTTTTCTATTGCTAATGTTATTGAGCAGGAGTTTGGTAGTGTGGATGCTAAACTCGGGCAGGTGAATATTGATGTTGAGTCCTATGGTTATATCGCCAAGATTGGGCAGGATGATTTGGCGATTCCGCAAATCCGTCTAAAGATTACTGCCAAAGAAGTCGATAAGGTATATGCCTACCCGGAAGAGTTTCCAGATTCTAGTTACGAAGGTGTAGAGCTGGACAAGCTAAAACAAAATGCTGACGCCATTGATTTATCTATGCGAACGGCGATTAAAGAAATTGTCATTCGTTTTCTATCCGATATCGATGCTATGTAAGTACCCTAATTATCAGAACAATAAAGCAGCATGCGGTAATACCGCATTATTGTTCTGATATGGTATACCTCAATAGTATTTCCTCCGACGTAACAAAGATATGCATGTAGTTTTTATCTAAATCAGTCTCGGCTTTATATTGATTGATCCTTCCCAGTTTAGTTTGTGCTTGTTTGGCTATATCTTGGTTCGTATACCTGATAGCCCGTTCGGGCTTCACCTTCTGTACAAAGCTTCTTTTGGGCTCTTGTTGATTTTTGTACTTAGCGAATGCATTAAGTGATGTAAGGCGTTTGTTATTCTTGTCTTTTCAGCATACTATCCACTTGTTTGCTCAAATTAACAGCAAGGAACATATGATATGCACAAGGCTTTAATTGTAAGTTTACTCTTTTTCTGTGAATTGGCCTTTGCTTCTGCCAAGCCGCAGTTGTTGATACGAATGGACGATGCAGGAATGTCCCACAGTGTGAATCAGGCGATGAGCGAGGTGATTGAAACCGGTATACCTGTTTCTGTTTCAGTGATGGTGCCCACTCCCTGGTTTAGTGAAGCGGTTGAAATGCTAAAAGGTAAGGATAATGTGGCTGTGGGGGTGCATTTAACATTGACTTCGGAATTTAAGGAGTATCGCTGGGGACCCATTGCTGGTCGTAACGAAGTGCCTAGCCTGGTGGACGATATGGGGTACTTTCGTCATTCCGTGCGTGGTTTTTTATTAAGTGATTATCGCCTGTCGGAAATAGAAACAGAAATCAGAGCGCAGGTTGAGCTTGCTCTTCGGGCTGGTTTGAAAGTGCGTTATCTTGACCACCATATGGGAATCGCCAGAGCAACCCCGGAAATTGCTACTGTCGTTGAAAAGGTAGCCAAAGAATATAATGTTGCTGTGTCCCGTTATTATAACGAAGAGCCTTTTGATTTATTTCACTACAAAGCAGAAGAGAAAGCGTCTGCCTTTTTTGAAAATTTAAAAGACTTACCTTTAAATCAGCTTAATATGTTTGTGATGCATCCCGGTAGAGATACGCCGGAGCTGCAAGGCATGTTGGATATGAACAGCATGGTAATGCGTGATCCACTTTCTGGTCTGTCCACAATGTCGAAACATCGTGCGGCAGAATTAAAAGCCTTAACTGATGAGCAACTGGCAGCTATGCAGTCACGTGTTCACTTTGTGAATTACAATGATGTTGTTCAGCAACGAGGTTTAAAAGGACAAAAACGCTCAGCAATCTTTTATAAGTCAAGAGAGGATGCGGCTGAACAGGTGAAAAGCATTCCCGTTGTGGATGGTTACTAAAGTACCGCGAGAGTTATTTCACTTTGTATTTATAAATACAGTTATTTTATCTATGGAGTAGCGGGTTGGATTAATTTCCAGTCTTTTACTTTGGTATTAAAAAAACCACATTCTTCATAGGCACGGACAATCGTGCCTTTTTTTCGCATGGCTTTTAGTCCGATTTCCAATGCGTTGTAAAACGCCTCACCTAACGGATCTTTTTTACTAACGGCCCAGTGTCGGGTTCCATCTAATGCCACTTTTACTCCAGGGATGGGAATGAGGTCAAAACCGTCGAAATGTATGTACATATCATCTGTAGGCTGGAAGGGGGCTAGAGTCATATCCGCGCGCTTGTAAGACACCATTTTTACCATTTGTGGCCAGTAGATTGATCGAAAAGGCGTTTTAAATCCAAGTTTTATCAAGGTTTCCCAATCTCTTACCCAGTGAGGGTTGGATACCACGCTTAAACGTAATAGCTTTTCAAGAGAGTTAGCAGAAAGTGCTTGCACGTTCTTGGGGCTGGTATAAAAGCCAACAATGAACTCATTCTTTCTAATCAGTGGTGCTGTTTTCCAGATTGAGGACTCATATTTATCGAGGTCCACTCCCCAGACTGTTGCGGCGGCAGCTGTTATCGAGCCGGTTTCAACGCTACGTAAGATACGTTTATAACTGGTGTCTGTGACGATTTCGACTTTATGGTTAAACCCTCCTAAGTCCAGTGCTTGTAGCAATAGCACTGTTTCTATTACATCTCTACGCGATCCTGGGCCGGAATAATGGTTTATATCAGCGACTTTTCTGCCGTCTACAAATTTTAAATAATCGGGAAGGTTGTCTGCATCAGTTGAAATACGGGCGATAATTTCTGCAGGTTTCTGTTCTGTAGAATAGCTGTATGAACATGCACACAGGAGGATGAACAGCAAGGTGTAGTGGAACATCGTTATCGCTCAATCAATATTAAGCAATTTCCATATGCCTCTTATTTGGTAGTTGCGTATGCCAAACAAGTTACAATTAAAAATTTACGTGTGTATTTTAAATATAGCATTCATTTCATATGAGCTTTGGGTTGCTACGCATCTATAACCTAACGGGTTATAAGGCGAGTTCCGAAATAATTAAATGGTTTACATACGTATGTTTATTGTTTTGTTGGCGCCATTAAAAAATTATAGACGTCAATCTAGCGTATTACATAGTTTTCTATTTACTCGCCTGCTTTTCTGTTGATAATCAGCCTTCGGTGGAGAAACACAATAATTCCAGGGGAAGCATCATGTCTAACGTTGAATTCAATATGGAGCGCGCGTCTGCATCGGATACATCGGATGAGCAGATAAACCAGGCCAGGCAGGCGGCGGTTGAAATTACTGAAGAAACGCTCAGGTCGATAGCGCGGGATACTGCAGAGAGCGTTCGTTCGGCGATGGATGAGAAACCTAAACGAGGGTTTAAAACCATATTTTTTGAGTGGTTTAATGAACAGGTTGAGCGAATAGGGCGGACGGTGATGGCGCTGTTGGTCGCCACTGTGGTTGCTATTCTTACCCCTTACTTGGTCAAGTATCAGTTGATTGATGAATTTGACAGTTTATCTTCCAGATTAAGTTCGGCTGTTTCAGAAAGTGATAGCCGCGATTTAATACAGCAAAACCTGGAGTCCAGCCAAAAACAGATTTCTATGGAGCAGCAAAATTTAGATGCGTTAAATCGAATTGAGGATTTTAACTCGTCGCTAGTCGAGCGCTGGGCTGCTCTGGATCAAATACAGGGCGAGTTAGAAAATCAAAACGTCGCAATAGCGGGTTTGTCCGATAGGGTGGCAAATATTAAGGTGCCAGCTCCTCAGCCTGTGGCGAACCAAAAAACTGAAGTCAATAAAAAACTGTCGCAAGCATTGACCTCATACAAAAAACAAGGACAAGCTTTACTGGTAAAACCCTCATCAGAAAGAGCCGTCAGGCAGTGGTTGGGCGAGGTGTATTTTTTCCTCAGCGTGATTCCAAGCTCATCCGGAACCTTTGATCAAGTTCAAAGAGAAATGCAGAAAATCTATCAAGCAGAAAAACCATACGAAAACGATCAGGCAAGGCTGGAAAAGACGTTAATGATTCTTTCGGCAGTAAATACTTGGGTTTCTGTTTCTTCTTGATCATTCACGGGCGAATAAAAAGGAACCTGACTATTTAGAAAAAAGTTTTTACCTGTAAGTGTGGTTAGTTTTAGTCAGGTTGCTTTTAGCGAGTTTGTTGTATTATATGGATGTATTCCAGGTAGGCACTCAACCCACCTTTAAGCGCATAGATATTATGTGAACGTTGTGTTAGTTGCTGTAGTGCCAGACGGCTACGTTGCCCGCTATGGCAATAAAGAATGGTCATACTATTCTCATCGGGTTTGAAGTTATCCATAAATGTATCATAGGGCTGGTTATTCCCGCCTATATTTAAGGCTCGGTGCTCTTCTTCTGAACGAAGGTCAATCAGGGTTACATCTTCTTGCTCTTTCAATTTATGGAACTGTTCTACAGTAAGCTCTTTTTTTTCAGACAGGTCTGTTTCACAGGTATTGTAAGTGGCAGCGGACAGCTGAATTAAATGGGGAGTATTGCAAATACAATTCGCAGAACGGGTGAGTGAAATTGATTGCGATTTGTGGTGTAAAGCATCCAGAATAAATAACTTATTCTGGAAGGCTAGAGGCAAACCACATAAGTATTTAATGGCCTCATTAGCTTGAATATTGGCTAATAGGCTCGGGATGCTGCCAACGATCCCTTGGCTGTTACAATCCTTTAACTCAGTTGGGGCCTCAGGAAACACACACCGATAACACGCTGTTTCTGGTGAGAAAAAACTGGTTTGCCCGGCAAACTCTTCAACACTGCCAAAAATCCAGCTTTTTTGTTTAAGTTGGCAGTAATCGTTAATTAAGTAACGTGTTGCCATATTGTCAGTGCAGTCGATTATTAAGTCACACTGTTGGCCAATGTCAGTAATATTTTCTGCCGATAACCTTTCCTTAATCGATATGGCGTTAATAAACGGGTTTATATCCTGTATTTTTTTTGCCGCTGTGTCGCTTTTTGAACGCCCGACATCGTCTTCGTTAAATAAAAATTGTCTGTGCAGGTTGCTTCTGGAAACCAAATCATCATCCACCAGCAATAGGGTGCCTACACCAACCGATGCTAGTATTTGTGTGACCGGGCAGCCCAATCCGCCTATCCCGATAATCGCAACGGTGCTTTTTTTTAACGCATGTTGCCCTCGGGCGCCAAACGAGCGAGTTTGAATTTGCCGTTGATACCGTTGCCATTCGGTGGCTGAGAATTCGCCGTTAAACATGATCGTTAAGTAATTCAACAAATTGGGTTGCAGTGTGGAGTGGGTTTTCACTTTGGCTAATCGCCGTAATCATGGCAATGCCAGATGCTCCTTGCTTTTGTATGTTTTGCAGTTGGTTTTTCTTTATACCGCCAATGGCGACCACTGGGTAGTGGAGTAGCTTGGTCCAATAATTTAATCCTTCTGGCTTCAAGGGTGTCCACGGCATGATTTTGGTTTGTGTTGGAAAGACCGGGCCGCAAGCAATATAAGAGGGTTTAAAGCTATGGGCTCGGGCGACTTCGTAATGACAGTGGGTGCTTATGCCCAACCGCAGCCCAGCGTTTTTTAATGCTTGAATATCCGCAGATTCTAGGTCTTCCTGCCCCAAGTGGACACCGTAAGCGCCGTACTTAATTGCTAACTGCCAATGGTCGTTGATAAACAATTGGCATTGGTAGTTTTGGGCTAAATTCACGGCTCGGTTTATTTCGTTTTCCAGTTCTTCCTGGTTTACGTCTTTAATTCGTAATTGCGCGATTTTAATTCCAGAGTTGATGATCTGTTCTAGTTCACTGAAACTGCCAACAATAGGGTACAGGCCTAACGGAAGGTGTTTACAGGTTGGAAATGCATCGCTATCTAAATCAAAATTGTATTTTTTGGTTAAAAAGGGTAGATCTGCCTGCTTGTTTGGGAAACGGTTTATCAATACAGGACCTTTTTCCAGTTCCCCGGTTGACTGGTTTTTGATGGCGTAACCTTGCCGAAAACCTTGACTTATCGCCATTCGTGCGATAACAGCCGCATCCGGCATGTTATATCCCAACGCAATTGCACTGGCCACAGCAGCAGCAAAAGCGCAGCCTGTACCGCGACTGTTTCGCTCATCCAGTTTGTTTTGGCTTAACCAAAACTGTTTTTCTTTGCTGAAATAAAAATCCTGAATGTAAGGCTTGGAATGAGGTAAATGTCCACCCTTGATATACACTGCTTTGGCACCAAGTTCGGTCAAGGCCGTTGCGGCATCTATCATGTCTTCCTGAGTGTGTATGGTATTGCCTGTCAGCAGTTCTGCTTCATCAATATTGGGGGTAATTAAGTCACACAGAGGAAGTATGTGTTTTTTGAGTAACTGGAGATGCTGATTGGTTTTGATACTCAGTCCAGATGTGGTCGTGAAAATGGGGTCGCATATATAAAGTGAATGGGATTGCTTGACCCACTGTGCAAGCCAAAGAATATGTTCCGGTAATATTAAACCGGATTTTATTGGCCAGTTTTTCATACACGATAACGATTGTGCCTGTGTTTGGAGCGTGTTTTCGTCAACCGGATGAAAAGCCAAAACCGACTGATTGTTTTGTGCCGTGGTTGCCGTAATCACGTTAAGGCTATGACAGCCCATTGCGCGGATTACCTGATTATCCATTTGTATGCCGGACATGCCAAAGGAATCGCTACCGCCTATTGCGATAACGCTGGGTTTGGTGTTTAAAGCGGGTGAGTGAATCATAATTCTACTGGTGCCAAAACGGTTTGCCGATTTCCGGGGTGGAGGGTTTGGCCATTTCCCGTTGTTGAATTAAACCAGCATCATAGGCGCATCTGCCTGCTTCAATTGCCAGCTTAAATGCTTTTGCCATGCCAACCGGATCTATGGCTTCTGCCACTGCAGTGTTTAACAAGGCTCCGTCATAGCCCATTTCCATTGCTTGTGCCGCATGGGAGGGCGCACCTATACCAGCATCAACAATTAATACAGTATCCGGGAGTCGTTGACGAAGTACATTGAGGGCATAAGGGTTAATAATTCCTTTCCCCGTACCTATCGGTGCCGCCCAGGGCATAAGAATATTGCAACCGGATTCAACAAGTTGTTCTGCAATAACCAGGTCGTCAGTGGTGTACGGAAATATTTCAAAGCCTTGGGCAATTAATTCTTTTGTTGCTTCCAGTAGTTTAATGGGGTGAGGTTGAAGATTGTATTCATCGCCAAGTACTTCCAGTTTAATCCAGTGGGTGCCAAATACTTCTCTGGCCATTTGTGCTGTGGTTACGGCTTCTTTTACTGAATAGCAACCGGCGGTGTTGGGCAGAAGTTTGACATTCAATTCTTGTAGATGCTGCCAAAAAATATTTTTATTGGTTGCCTCCATAGCTTGTCGGCGTAGTGAGACGGTAACAATTTCAGCACCAGAGCTTTGTATTGCCTTCTGCATTACTTGCGGAGAGGGATATAACGAAGAGCCGATAATAAAGCGGCTCTGTAGTTGTGT includes:
- a CDS encoding thiazole synthase, translated to MTWKIADTQLQSRFIIGSSLYPSPQVMQKAIQSSGAEIVTVSLRRQAMEATNKNIFWQHLQELNVKLLPNTAGCYSVKEAVTTAQMAREVFGTHWIKLEVLGDEYNLQPHPIKLLEATKELIAQGFEIFPYTTDDLVIAEQLVESGCNILMPWAAPIGTGKGIINPYALNVLRQRLPDTVLIVDAGIGAPSHAAQAMEMGYDGALLNTAVAEAIDPVGMAKAFKLAIEAGRCAYDAGLIQQREMAKPSTPEIGKPFWHQ
- a CDS encoding HesA/MoeB/ThiF family protein, translated to MKTHSTLQPNLLNYLTIMFNGEFSATEWQRYQRQIQTRSFGARGQHALKKSTVAIIGIGGLGCPVTQILASVGVGTLLLVDDDLVSRSNLHRQFLFNEDDVGRSKSDTAAKKIQDINPFINAISIKERLSAENITDIGQQCDLIIDCTDNMATRYLINDYCQLKQKSWIFGSVEEFAGQTSFFSPETACYRCVFPEAPTELKDCNSQGIVGSIPSLLANIQANEAIKYLCGLPLAFQNKLFILDALHHKSQSISLTRSANCICNTPHLIQLSAATYNTCETDLSEKKELTVEQFHKLKEQEDVTLIDLRSEEEHRALNIGGNNQPYDTFMDNFKPDENSMTILYCHSGQRSRLALQQLTQRSHNIYALKGGLSAYLEYIHIIQQTR
- a CDS encoding ChbG/HpnK family deacetylase, with protein sequence MHKALIVSLLFFCELAFASAKPQLLIRMDDAGMSHSVNQAMSEVIETGIPVSVSVMVPTPWFSEAVEMLKGKDNVAVGVHLTLTSEFKEYRWGPIAGRNEVPSLVDDMGYFRHSVRGFLLSDYRLSEIETEIRAQVELALRAGLKVRYLDHHMGIARATPEIATVVEKVAKEYNVAVSRYYNEEPFDLFHYKAEEKASAFFENLKDLPLNQLNMFVMHPGRDTPELQGMLDMNSMVMRDPLSGLSTMSKHRAAELKALTDEQLAAMQSRVHFVNYNDVVQQRGLKGQKRSAIFYKSREDAAEQVKSIPVVDGY
- the thiE gene encoding thiamine phosphate synthase, translating into MIHSPALNTKPSVIAIGGSDSFGMSGIQMDNQVIRAMGCHSLNVITATTAQNNQSVLAFHPVDENTLQTQAQSLSCMKNWPIKSGLILPEHILWLAQWVKQSHSLYICDPIFTTTSGLSIKTNQHLQLLKKHILPLCDLITPNIDEAELLTGNTIHTQEDMIDAATALTELGAKAVYIKGGHLPHSKPYIQDFYFSKEKQFWLSQNKLDERNSRGTGCAFAAAVASAIALGYNMPDAAVIARMAISQGFRQGYAIKNQSTGELEKGPVLINRFPNKQADLPFLTKKYNFDLDSDAFPTCKHLPLGLYPIVGSFSELEQIINSGIKIAQLRIKDVNQEELENEINRAVNLAQNYQCQLFINDHWQLAIKYGAYGVHLGQEDLESADIQALKNAGLRLGISTHCHYEVARAHSFKPSYIACGPVFPTQTKIMPWTPLKPEGLNYWTKLLHYPVVAIGGIKKNQLQNIQKQGASGIAMITAISQSENPLHTATQFVELLNDHV